The genomic stretch cagtacgtagcgtgttcgccttctgatcgcgggttcgaacccggccgaggacgccagcaacttggtggcagggtataAGTTGCttggacacgccgtcttccgcgagggacgttaaatacggggtgccgtgtgatgagcaacgcacgttaaagaaccctcaggtgggcaaaagcaatccacagaccgaccgctgtggcgtcagTCATGGTctcagttgcctcgcgacgtaaactcccaaatattattagtattaagttatttaaaggagcatggaagtaaCATTCAAAATGGCTCGAAACgctgcttcatctgtgaagctgtccaccaggtgtcaccacgcaaaatattttcgctctgcggtgtacTGTCACtgttagggccagttctcacttggcgacgcccaacgcgccgtcgtgagcgggcggcggaaatagacgcgcatttccggagtcgggagaggagagacgtcgaaccaaaaaaattgccatgccgaacttctttcacgacgtcggcgagagctgccgagaacgagagctggcgaccaattaagtgacacagaaaggccacgccccctgatttttcgtctgctttggacgacggaaggcTACTTTGGTGGGAAAATGAAAATCGTGCTCGCTGACCTTATGCAACTGACCTGCCGGGGCCGGTCATGTTCCAGTCAGCTGTGCAAGCGCCTACTAGCTGTATAACCTTTGCCACGAAGCGACTGTGTGATGTCATTTCAAATGCCGTTCTAAAAATTTCTTCCAGTGTCTGAAAAACGGTCTGGAGCTCTGCCCGAAGAAAAACGTAAGTTATCTACCATACTCCGAGACAACATAAGAGTTACAGTCAGAGAGTTATACGTGTATTTAGGCttccgatttttcggacgcTGATTTTTGCAACGCCCGCGGTGCGCCCCTAAGGTTTTTCccgtttctttcttcctttgtcGCTCTTCTTCCACAACTGCTTTTCGACCTCAAACTAATTCACAAGAGAAGGCGAGAAGTGGTAGCCTCCTTCAGGGTCGCTGGACGCATGCATGGCCCAAAAGGAGGCTACTACACACACTTTTCCCATGTGTTCTATGTATCCTCGACCCTAGTGACTCTACTTGACCCCCGGCACTGGCCTAGTTTGGCACAGAACAGTTCTGTGTTCGTCACAGCTGCCACTCATTTTCAGTCTGTGCACCATTCACAATTTGTGCAAATACGCTCGCTTGTACTTCAACCAGGAGCTTGTAGCTCCGGGTATTAAAACATTCGTGTGTTACATCGTGTGGTCCGAGTCACTCTTGCACATTTGCATGCACATACTTTCCTTGTATCGTCTCTTCGATGACTGCTACGCAATACTCCGAAGTCGGCGCCGTTAATTTCGCAGACTTTTTAATCctccgaaaaactccgaattTCCGAAAAGTTGAAAACTCCGATAAACGCCCTCCGAATTTTCCAAAATGAAATCTCCGACACTTCGGAACCCTAGAACCCCATCTCCGACAGCGGTGAGTGTCGTCGGCGCATTCAGAGTGGGGCATACGAGAAGATGGTGGATTCCAGGTTGACGGGGAAGCCGAAGTACATGTTTTGTTAACGCGGATATTTCGCGTGTTCGCTATAAAAGCGTGCAAATGTGTtcgtttttaaaaaaaaaatgttaaagCGCCATTGATTCCAAGGATGAATATACTAACGAAGTCCTTTTACACTGCCGCTATTATCTGGCGCACTTAAAATAGTTGCTTCTTCCGAATAATTTTTACGCCGCGAAGCGATTCTTTCAGCAGCCTTCCTAAGCTTCTCAGggacagggatgggcagtaaaaGTAGTACCTTTGTATTATggtactattactgtaatacttttggtaatttgtattatgtatttgtatttgaATGTATCTGTATCTGTATTATATATACATAATAATATATACAAAAAAGAAGTATTACATGcattataataattaataatagcgtaataataataatatatacatatatatacatacacatatatacatatattattatatacatatataataataataacataaaTAATAACTGAAGGCGTAATACTTACTGGGATGACGTAGCTCTGATCAACAGAGTGGCATCGTGGCACTTTagcaattgattgattgattatttaaaagaaaaccttTCTTTGGCAATAATTTGCCTGTGCCTCACGGACCTTTGGGTACATGCAAGTGCCCTTCTATACCCTTACCCCAAACTTTTCCCAAAGAGAGTTACCTCAGTGCCTGGAGCTAATGGGAGGCTGATCAATACTCACATATGGGCCTCTTGATGACTGACTGGCACTCTTGCATTATTTCTTGTTCAATGTCCCTAAGGATGAGTCGTCCCATTCAAAACGTCTGTGTCCTCCTAGACAGCTAGAGCGTTCAGGTCCAGTGCAGTCACCTTTGCaggcgaacacacacacacaccgtggGCAGTCATGGAATTTCGGACAGTCCATTTTTTATTGATCACTCTGAACGAACTGGAGACTCTGCCACAGTGAGAGGCAGGGTGTCAAATGCGCTCGAAATTAGTCGACGCTGTCTCATAAGGCCTTTGAAGGGGGAATATGCTTATTAGGGGGAAAAAGCCAGGAAAGTTCAGCCAGACGGAGACGGCTTGCTATTACAAAAATGGAaaatggggaagaaaagaaaagagaaagggagaaaaggggaaagaaaaggaaaaagaaaagggaagacaaagaagaaaagaaaagggaagacaaagaagaaaagaatagcaaaagaagaaaacaaaaggggaagacaaagaagaaaacaaaaggcaaagatgaaaaggaaaggaggaacacaaaactaaaagtaTGAGGCTATGAGGCTATTTACATTTGCAAGCCATTTTCTACGACCGAATCTAAGCACGCACTAGAGGTCTGTCCCGTGGAGATCAGGTTAAAATGTAACAGCCCGAAACTTCCTAACTAGCggatgccgccgatggtgagctagaaggcggaGGTACTGCTGACACGTCTCCCCATAGAGAAGCACTTCAAGCGGGGCTTCCTTAGCCTCAGCAATGACCAGTCTCTGCCGGCcgagggactcccaagcacacTCGGAGACTGTGCGCCACGAGGCAGTGAAGCTTATGGACTGAGGAAGGTGGAAAGCCATTAAACACAGGCAAGCTCTACGCAAGTGACCCGCGAACCAAAGCTCGGTGGTTGGCCAAAGGCGACGTCATGGGACTGCCCCACTTTATGTCTGCCAGATGCCTGATCACCGCAATCCACCGGTGGACATTGGCTTCTAAGCTCGCTATGTGCATCACCAAAGACAGCCTGGCGTCTACAATGACACCTAGGAAACGATGAAAAGATGCACTCCTCAGCTGCACACCAGCAACTGAAAGAGGGAAAGGATGCATGTTCCGTCTCGTAAACGGGAGTACCACGGACTTTTCAGACGAGATGTCCATGCCGCCTTTGCGAGGTAGTGCTCAATAGTGTTCAAAGCGTGTTGCAGGCGCCGCTGAATGGCCGAACGGGATTTGCCGCTGGTCCAAATGCAGATGCCATCCGCGTAGATCGAAATTGACAGTttctttccaatgcagccccggAGGCCCGCCATGGTCACGTTAAACATAATTGGGCTCAATACGCTTCCCTGTGAAACTCCATGAGTCATCGACACATGCTCCGTATCCCTGTGACCGGTGCGAACGAAGAGTTGCCTGCCCTGGAGGAAGTCTTTAATCCATGAGAAAGCTTTTGAGGGCAGACGGCTTGGGTGAGGGGATGCAGAACGGAGGCGTGACccacggcgtcgtaagcgcgttTAACATCAGAAAACGCAGCCACCACTGTCTCCTTACACACCTTCGCTTGTTCCACCGACGTAATCAAGTTAGGTACAGAGTCCATGGAAGACCTGTGCTGGCGGAATCCTGACATTTCCTGCTGGAAGAAGGAGTGCCTCTCGAGCCACCACTCGATTCTGTGGAGGATCACGCGCTCCAACAACTTGCCAAGGCAGCTAGTCAAGCTCACCGGCCTGAACGAAGAGAGCTGAGAGGGCGATTTTCCCGGCTTCAGTAGTGCGACAACACGCTCTTGCTTCCAACTGTCAGGTAATTTACCGGTTCTCCAGGACGTGTTAAATACCTCGAGCAGGCACTTCTGACATTGCTCATCCAGGTTACGGATAGCCCGGTACGTGACATTGTCCGGGCTTGGAGAAGATCGAACACATGACAGGAGGAGTGCGTTCTTTAACTCCGACAGCGAAAAGTCACTATTCATGTCCGGATCAGTGATGGCGGGACTAGCTTCAATCTGTTCTGTCAGATAGGTCACGTGGCTCATGAAAGCCGGTGAACACGATGCCACGGAATCAGTGCCAATGGTCTGACAGAACGCCGAAGCCACTTCACCCTCTGGCTTAGAAGAGAACAACGCTAGAGCACCTAGCGGGTTGTGGTCAGATGTCGGCACTCCTAAACTTCTAGTGATGCGCCATACTTTCGCAAGACTATCAAAAGGCGACAGCGTTTCGCAGAACCGCCTCCGACGTTTTCGATCAACAGACGCCAGTTCCTTAGTCACCAACTTGGTCATACGGCGAGCCTCCACCACATACATCCTCTAACAGCCGAATCTGATGCGCTTTGCGCTCAGCTCGCCGGCGGAGCATGGCTATGAAAGACTGTACTGTATAAAAGTGAGTAGTTTGAACATAGGCGATCAACCGAACCACGGCAGattacgtcattgtttcacaggctccggctcaatgtaccatacagtgcaagactcctgtacaggcttgggaaggcggactctcctaactgtccagtctgtggctcaatcgaagacgtcgaacatattatagttacgtgcccaagatactctgagtgtcgtgacagacttgtagccgcgttaggccgggttgacaatcgacccttcggagtgcagaaggtgctgggcccatggccaatgagcactcaactgccagctttgcgagccgttacacagtttttaagggacaccaagctgttagatgggctatgacctgtctgtggcgttcgtcgccgcttcgcgacatctccagtgggtgatggtggatgtgtctggaattcctttccttaggtgatctggggtagccggccctcgtgatgagggctacaatccccatttttttctttctttcaaccaaccaaccaaccaaccgaACACACAGTGCATAATAAGTTATGCAATGAAACATAAGATAAACATGATACACTTATGCCAATACACATGCCAATGATGAGAACGGTGCCCAGAACaaaaacagtctctgttcgaaatatccacGGCTCTCGTCCTGGGGCACTTCACTTCACACTTTCTTACCGGCTTGCTCGGTTTCCACCAGTCTACGATAGACTTAAGTAAGGTTAGGGACGTTCAAGCCAAACCCAACAACCTGACAAATTCCCGTTTAAATATCGTGTGGTCAGAAAGAATTAGGAAAGGTTAGCGGCCGTAGAAGGCGATTCCTTACTCGGATGGTTAATAGGGAAAAAAAACGAGTCGGAATGCTGAGCTGTTCTGTAAAGAAGTGGCTGAATTTTTACCTTAACTTTTTACTTTGGCTGAAGTCACCTTAACTAAAAACCGTAGCTAGTTCCAGACTTCCAGTGACAACTTATTGTTGTGGAAAGTAACTAATTACgtcaaaaaagtaactgattacagtaacgagttacttgtaagttagttactacccaagactagAAGCATATTTTGCGGCGTGCGACGTTGACGCACCGTGACGTCACAAGGGGTGTGGTATTGGTATCGTTGTTAGTGAGAACATAGTGCTCCACGTGAGCATTATACGCAGTGTCTTTCCAGTCACAATGTGTCCAACTAGTGTTCACCTGACCTGTTCACTCGCATGTGCAACGCAAGACAATGCACGAAGTATGATGACGCGTTCTCCGTTGTGTTTCTCTTGCAGCAAGGAGTAGTAGCAGGTGTTGTACGGTTGCTCGGGGTAAGTCGGTAACTTTTGCATTTACGCATTTGATGCTAATCCCACCTTAACCAAAAAGTGATATTATTGTCGTCTAGATGCtgtaatgtaaaaaaaaattacgtatGCAAATGGCAAACAAATCGAAATAATTTAAAATTGTGTGACATCGTTATATAAAAggggcacaaaaaaaaaaaacgcctgaGCATTTCGAATGCTCGAGTTCCACCACATCTTGTAGCAGAGAAACATTTTCATGCAGGATAGCGCCGATCATATATTGAAGCGGTCAGTTTGTAGCGGTGTGCATTACTTCTAAAAATACTATAACTAATTCAATAATAGCTAGTGAGCAGGAACTTGTTATTTGCGCGCTAACGTGCAATTAGTAAAGTACATTGCTGACACGTCTTCGACTTGTGGTACTTCTCTTAAAATCGTCAGATAAGGCAATCCTAAAGACAGGCAATAGAGAAATGACAGACACAAAATtgggttggattggattggaaaagaaagaaaaatatggagaggttagtcccgacccagtcagagcaggctactccaaaacgcgtttgtgggtggaaaaaaagaaagcaaaaggtGAGCTAtatgaaaaagagaagaacaaacgACCAACCAAAAACAGGAAGCAGGAAAGGGGtaggcagacagacagacagacagaccaGGAGGCAGATAACATTTCAGTGTTTTATGTGTTGTGTAGTAGCACAGTAGCATGATACAATAGGGGGTTCTAGTATCACGTACGCTGTCACGTATGTGATACGTGCGTGATATTTGCGTACGTGAGGGATGCGTTGTGGTTCTGCgaaatgcgcaaagctctgcttgtgtcctgcacgtgcgcagaaccacaaatgctatcctttacgtacgcaaaggcgatagggTACAATACACTAAAACTTTCTAATACCAGTTGGTTTAGTAGTAAAGCAATACAGGACGACATTGCAGCAGAGGAGACAATAgtaagttttagtataccgtacgCTATCCCCTGtacgttggtggttctgcgcactgcgcgaagctctctttttgcgcgtgcgcagaaccgtcaacgctatcccttacgtacgcaaaagtgatagcgtacgatatactaaaactctctattagcaAGCTTTAGTATACCTTACACTATCCCCTATGAGTACGTTTGGGATAGCGTTGCTTGTTCTGCGCACGCGTTGAgcataaacagagctttgcacaccaaccaccacgctatccctttaCTTACGCGAAAGCGACATCGTACGacatactaaaactcactaatgattTTTCCGTCCAACATAGACATTAAGCGGACATGGAACCGTCACCCACTCAATCATTTCGACACTGCCAAGTCTTTGAAGAAGCACGAGCCATATTGTATCATCTGGCGTCTCCTCGTATAGTAACCTCTGGTGGACAACTTGAGGGGCACCGAAATAGGGGGTGTGGCGGTGATGGAATCGCCCTTAACGATATTGTCGTCCGCCAATTGTAAAGCGCTAGCCAATAAGAGGAGAACTTGTTatttatctttcttttctttttctgcagtgTCTACTTAAAGGATTGGGTACTGCCAAGCCTGGAGACTTCTGCGTTGCCCTCACACTGCTGCTGGAAGACCTCCTCACCATCGTATACCGCTTGTTAAGCCTTCCAAATAGTATGTGGAATTTTGTACTTTTACAGAAATCTATACTTGtgtttgtagaggaggtggtattCCTCTACACGAGCCCTGATCGGCGTTGATGGAATGCTCCATcaggcagatggacgtggcctcacgctaggacgtgGCCAGTAGAACTGCCTGCCATGCGCAGTAGCGCGCCGCGACAGGGGCTGCATTTTGGTCTCCACTGTAGTTTCAGTTTTCGTGCACTACTTGTTGCGAAGTAGGATGATGCGTCAATGATTATTGCTGCCAATAAGGGCAAGCATAGGAAGGGGCTGAAACCTCCCCCCGTTCTTAGGTGGAGAACGACTAAAAAGATTTGCTAGTTGCGTGGTCGAGAGGATAGAGCAATTTGTCCATTGTTGATATCCCCGCTGTCacgctgaagactgggaagtTATTGAATTGAGTCCAACGACTGGCGTTCATTAAACAGCCAATGGTGCAACGCGGTCTAGTTGGTCTGAACCGAGCGTGGCAGAGAAGAACGAATGGACGACacactgcagactctcaactagtGAATTTAATGGGATAACATACATCTGAACAGTCTGGGGCAGGATGCGACCCCTCGTTTTCGTTTCCACGTCAGTTGATTTCGATGCTAAGTGCGTCTCTCTGTGCTTTGATAGAACCAGCAAGACATGATGACTCAGCAATAAATGGCGCCTATGAAGGAGTGCTGACACACTTGTGAAGTCCCGAGCAGGACACCTTCAGATGCCTCAATACAAGGTGAAAGAAACATGGAGCAACTCTTGCAGACAAGCCATCAGGACATCTGTCAGCACACTGCCAAAGACGTGGATGCTCCCCTTAGTTTACTACTACACGCATAATATCAAAAGGAAATTGCAAATCAGTCAGAGGGATAAAGGAGTTAAACCTTTTACGTGTACTTATCGGGACTTCAAAAGTAAGCAGCACTCCTTGTTAGGTGCTATGTCCTGCTGATTTATCATGTCTTGCTGGTTCTAGAGAACATACACAGTCAATCGCACGTGCTGTCAAGATTATTTCATGTGCAAAGACGACGTCTGACCCCAGGCTATTTAAATgtagtacagtcaaacctcgctttacgaacacccttcgtttctcaaaaaatcgttcgtaaatcgaggtattcgtaaatcgaggtccgaggagtgcagtgcacaaatacctcgcAAAAACACGGAAACTACTTCTTCTCACTTCTTCTACGGGAAATtaatttgaataagttttatttttgaaaatactgcgtaattgtgctttgcaacATACTTTCTGCAGCGTCTATcatgtttagaagagatgacagaagtctgacacttgactcatccacccggtcctcaaagtaccgtatcgcgcgcggatgagactgtttccaactgCAAATAttacgcttgtcaccggctgtcaggactgaacgccttctcttggaacggcaagatgtttccatctcggagacctggtccaaactcacaaccgttcggctgtaaacgcccgaattattctttcaggaaatggtgaatcatgtttgtggaacgtagcgacgttgggacattgtatgtttgaccttggcagcatgtactgaggaactttcattatcctccggtccattggcctggtcctctgtacgttcataacgcgcgttcgtatatcgaggtcagaatggcttgactactttgggtccgttccctaataatccgttcatagttcggatatcgagggttcgtaaaacgaggtcgaaatacacggaaaaagtttggttccctgtggagctgttcgtaagttgagggaattcgtatatcgagggttcataaaacgaggtccgactgtatacGTAATAATGGTGACTACGATAATTCCTGTTCGCGTCCCTTGCGCTCATATAACCATGCTTATGAAACAGATATTGGTACAGGTCCTCCTAAAGTCGCCTCATGACGCACACCAATTCTACTTTTGCCTTCTCCTCTCATTTCCCTGCATCACGAGCCCCTCAGCCCATGTAGTAACATGCTCAGAGAGAAATTTTGTTCCATCCCTCATGGTtactgctcccccccccccaggtttCTCTTCTATAATTCTCTACATTGACATCAGAAGGCTAATTCCACAATTTGTAGAATACACACGTAGTACGTCAAAATGGTCGCCATATTGGTATGTTCAAACCTTCTCACTGGCCTTACCAAGAAATATGACACAAACAAAGCTATAATGATGTACGTCACTTACGGGCTACAAAATTTCCCAAACGTGCCATGAAATGTTTGCTCAAATTGACTCTTCCTACCACGAACCCCATATACGATAATTGCCTCTCGATTAAAGTGTGCCCTATTTGTAACCATACGCGCTTGAAGTCACCTCTGGACCCCTCATTTATGTTTCTCCTTCCCCTCGTCTTGCTTCTCTCGCTTCTGCGCATGTTTCCAGTACATCCTTGCGTTGGCTCTCCACACGGTTCTCATAAAACAGCATCAACCAATGATTCCATTCGGTACGCATtgacgtaatcgatgacgtaggtcAGGCACGGTGGTGAAGGGCGTCATGTCTCCCAACGCAACACTCTTGCCACCGCTTACCATTGAGCAACCACGTATATTAGTTTAGTACAACTTTCGTACATTGTTAAAATATTCTATAGCGAAACCTGTTCCTTGGCGAACGTAGAACTTCGGTTATGTGTTCAGGAGCACGTCCTCTATCaaacaaacacgaaaaaaaaatattgtcgTAGTCTCTTTGAGAACACTTCATCCATTTCCCTCTGTCATGCTCTAGTGAGAGCTTGCGCGTATTAGACCTCAGCTcaaagaaacaacacagtgtATGGGACGCAACCATTTTACCAATATTACATCTtcattccttcattccagaAGCACTAATAAAACACAAACTAACGTCCTCCCTTGCGCAAGATGCTGTGTGGCACATGTCATAACATTTGTCTAGTTTGGACGGTGACGTACAAGGTGGATGCAAAAGAAAGCGACGTATTGTGGCTTTTAATATTCCTGACATGTTAACAGCTCAGTACTGATCAGTGTCGACAACTACACTTTTTCAATATAGGTCAACAGTTTCGAGGAAAGCTCTCAGCCACGTGCAGTAGAAACCCACCTCCATTCAGTGATGGTGCTCCAAAGAATCTCAAGTGTGGGCGTCCTATCAAGATCACACTGCCTGACATAGCTAACATTGGAGCCGTAAGTTTCACGTTTCCGTCTCCCTTCACACGCACGGCATCCCGCTTCACAGATACAGAAGCACCGTGGAGAACTGTTGCTAAAGTTCCACCACAGACTCAGTCAAAGGCTTAGCGCGTACGCGCGAACGAACACGAAATGCTTCATGGTTTACCAGAAACACTGGGTTATCTCTAGTTTGCTCTGCCCTGAAAGATTCCTTGGGTCAGGGAGGAAGCACGTGGACGAAGGGAAACGGGTTAAATACGACAAGTTTCGTGGATATATGAATTCTTAAATGGTTGCTAGAACGGTTGACAATATACTACTGCGCGCTCAAGGTAGCAGCATAGGCTGGGACTACATCGTCTCACTGATCTTAAGGCTGGCACATGCGATGTAGTTAACGTTCGCTTCTGGCGAGGGTTGACTGCACAGTccccaaaattgttttcttcgctttttCTCGTGCGCTTTAAGGAAGAAATAATTATCAGCGACAGCGTGGGCAGAACGTGCTAGGAAATGACAGAGCCATTATTGGcatttcattcatttcaaaGTCATTATTTTCAGCGTTCTGTAAAACAGTGCTTGCAGTGATGAAAGCTACCTTCGCCACCAGCGGAATTGATCGGTCAAAAAATAGATATCACAGTCATTAGCTGGGCTTAGGTGACAATTATTTCGGCAACATTGCGCACCAATTTTATTCAGCAACTTTTCACCTTAGTCTGGCTACTTCAGAACGAGGGAAAATGGCAACACAAACGCACGTTGCACAGAAGTGACCAGCTGATAGTCATCAGTTGGTTCCCCACAGATTTGTCGCAATTTCTCGTCGAGTTGCCCTTTTTCCACCGATATGCGCATTTCCTTTCAATCGTTTGAAGCGAATAAAAACTGGTTCTTTGAGTTATCTTCACAAAATCGGTAAGAATATTTTAACCAGCAGCTTTTGTGCTTAGAGTGCAATACAGGTTATAAGAGATATTATCGTGGGGAATGCTTTGCCACTCGTTTTTTATTGGAAAAAAACTATGGAAAGAAGTGCGCAATTTTTCTAAAAAATGAAGTTGTCGAGGAACATTACGGATTATAGACAACATCGAGACAGTTAGAGGTGGGTAATTTCACTTTGACCGTTGTTTTATTGCACTTGTTTGTACTATGTAACATCAACTGAGAAGAAGTACTTAAAATGCAATAAATTTTTAAGAATCGTTAAACACGTACATCCAACGAACCGTCTTATTTATAACTGATCCACTGATGACAAAACCAAATCAAATGTTCTAAGACCTATGAATTGTGATCACCATAACTTTTGGCTTGCAAGACAAAACTTTAATTTGTAAAACCTTTCATATTTATTGCTGCTCTAACCTCAGTCTTACTTTTAGGTCTTTGGTATATTTGTTATTCATTTATTAATAAATGTCCTCAGTTGAGGGCATTTTCCACATCTTACTC from Ornithodoros turicata isolate Travis chromosome 4, ASM3712646v1, whole genome shotgun sequence encodes the following:
- the LOC135392580 gene encoding uncharacterized protein LOC135392580, which encodes MCNARQCTKYDDAFSVVFLLQQGVVAGVVRLLGCLLKGLGTAKPGDFCVALTLLLEDLLTIVYRLLSLPNSQQFRGKLSATCSRNPPPFSDGAPKNLKCGRPIKITLPDIANIGACSNETLVACPQNAPAQRRQYSNLFTLLGCVLNNLGQQTLDKVVKNLLCDILRAVLRLVGKPTGPGLKNAGKGTPLEPLGNSLGDNAGQLLDRLRQGTNQLRNALRNQCPNLA